In a genomic window of Dyadobacter fermentans DSM 18053:
- the rph gene encoding rifamycin-inactivating phosphotransferase, with the protein MKTTAADNAVVTLATIDRTQQALAGGKGANLAALARIDGIRVPDGFCITTPAFDRIVQQASIAALLDELAKLGTGDGAAIARVSAEIRACIEATAVPADIYEAIASHVRALGAGDAWAVRSSATAEDLPGASFAGQQDSYLNVSGVNSIVKHVSKCWASLFTERAVTYRIRNGFDHRAVSLAVVVQKMVFPEASGILFTADPVTSHRKVISIDAGFGLGEALVSGLVNADHYQVRGGEVIDKKIGSKNLAVYTAATGGTEHCDVPPGQQEQQVLTDGQILELEQIGRSIEAHFGQPQDIEWCLSGNEFYIVQSRPITTLFPVPAVADADNHIYVSVGHQQMMTDAMRPLGLSVWLLSAARRMETAGGRLFVDVTQDIASPAGRNLLINVLGKSDPLVRDAMTTILEREEFASKYNPETSPAGDGKPHWDYQAIQDFDSAVVAELIHRAEASIAELKRDIDALSGTELIDFILADLEKAKARVSDPQSFQVIMTGFNAASWINEQMAAWLGEKNVADALSQSVPHNVTSEMGLALLDVADVIRPFPEVIEYLQKNAGDDFLEKMATLNGGTQAREAIQQFLDRYGMRCAGEIDITQTRWAEKPAILIPMILGNIKNQEPGAGKRKFEQGMEQAKRKEEELLGRLRQLPEGGQKVAETKRMIDLLRNLAGYREYPKYNMVSRYFVYKQALLREAQRLVQERVIDHEEDIYFLDFHEIRNVIASNRVDFGQIAARKDAYELYRKLSPPRVMTSEGEIITAKYNRNNLPADALAGLPVSAGVVEGRARVILNLEDADLEEGDILVTKFTDPSWTPLFVAVKGLVTEVGGLMTHGAVIAREYGLPAVVSVENATRLIADGQRIRVHGTDGYVEFC; encoded by the coding sequence TCGACGAACTGGCCAAGCTCGGAACGGGCGACGGTGCAGCCATTGCGCGCGTCAGTGCCGAAATCCGCGCCTGCATTGAAGCGACGGCCGTGCCCGCCGACATTTACGAGGCAATCGCCAGCCATGTACGGGCGCTGGGCGCGGGAGACGCCTGGGCAGTGCGGTCGAGTGCCACGGCGGAAGATTTGCCCGGGGCTTCGTTCGCGGGTCAGCAGGATAGTTATCTGAATGTCAGCGGTGTAAACTCCATTGTAAAACACGTAAGCAAATGCTGGGCATCGCTGTTTACGGAACGGGCGGTGACTTACAGGATCAGGAATGGCTTCGATCACCGGGCGGTGAGCCTCGCGGTGGTGGTACAGAAGATGGTTTTCCCGGAAGCGTCGGGCATTCTCTTTACCGCCGATCCCGTGACATCGCACCGCAAGGTAATTTCCATTGATGCCGGATTTGGTCTGGGCGAAGCGCTGGTATCGGGATTGGTGAATGCGGACCATTACCAGGTGCGCGGCGGGGAGGTGATTGATAAGAAAATAGGTTCTAAAAATCTGGCTGTATATACCGCAGCCACCGGCGGCACCGAGCACTGCGATGTCCCGCCCGGCCAGCAGGAGCAACAGGTGCTGACCGACGGGCAAATCCTGGAACTGGAACAGATCGGCCGTAGCATTGAGGCCCATTTCGGGCAACCGCAGGATATTGAATGGTGCTTGTCGGGAAATGAATTTTACATTGTCCAAAGCCGGCCGATCACCACGCTGTTTCCCGTTCCGGCGGTTGCTGATGCCGACAACCATATATATGTATCGGTAGGGCATCAGCAAATGATGACCGACGCCATGCGGCCGCTGGGGCTGTCGGTATGGCTGCTGAGTGCCGCCCGGCGCATGGAAACCGCCGGCGGCAGGCTGTTTGTGGACGTTACGCAGGATATTGCGTCGCCCGCCGGGAGGAATTTGCTGATCAATGTCCTCGGTAAATCCGACCCGCTGGTGAGGGATGCGATGACGACCATCCTGGAACGGGAAGAATTTGCTTCAAAATATAATCCCGAAACCTCACCGGCCGGGGATGGCAAGCCGCATTGGGATTACCAGGCGATTCAAGACTTTGATTCCGCGGTGGTGGCTGAGCTCATTCACCGCGCCGAAGCGTCGATAGCGGAACTGAAACGCGATATTGACGCATTGTCGGGCACGGAACTGATCGATTTCATTCTTGCGGACCTTGAAAAGGCCAAAGCGAGGGTGTCCGACCCGCAGAGTTTTCAGGTGATCATGACGGGTTTCAATGCCGCATCGTGGATTAACGAACAGATGGCCGCCTGGCTGGGGGAGAAGAATGTCGCCGACGCGCTATCACAGTCGGTGCCGCACAATGTTACTTCCGAAATGGGCCTGGCGCTGCTCGACGTGGCCGACGTGATCCGCCCATTCCCGGAGGTAATCGAATACCTGCAAAAGAACGCCGGCGACGATTTTTTGGAAAAAATGGCCACACTGAACGGCGGCACTCAGGCGCGCGAAGCGATCCAGCAGTTCCTCGACCGGTACGGAATGCGGTGCGCCGGAGAAATTGATATAACTCAAACACGCTGGGCGGAAAAGCCCGCGATCCTGATCCCGATGATCCTCGGTAATATCAAAAACCAGGAACCCGGCGCAGGCAAGCGGAAATTTGAGCAGGGCATGGAGCAGGCGAAGCGGAAAGAGGAAGAGCTGCTCGGCCGGCTGCGGCAACTGCCGGAGGGCGGGCAAAAGGTTGCCGAAACGAAGCGGATGATCGACCTGCTGCGCAACCTGGCGGGCTACCGGGAATATCCGAAATACAACATGGTGAGCCGGTATTTCGTGTACAAGCAGGCTTTGCTGCGGGAAGCGCAGCGGCTGGTGCAGGAACGGGTAATTGACCATGAAGAGGACATTTATTTCCTGGATTTTCACGAGATCCGGAATGTAATAGCCTCAAATAGAGTGGATTTTGGTCAGATTGCGGCGCGGAAGGATGCCTATGAGCTGTATCGCAAGCTGAGCCCGCCGCGCGTGATGACGTCCGAAGGCGAGATCATTACCGCGAAATACAATCGGAATAACCTCCCTGCGGATGCGCTCGCGGGCTTGCCTGTGTCTGCCGGCGTGGTGGAGGGGCGTGCGCGGGTGATCCTGAACCTGGAAGATGCGGACCTGGAAGAGGGCGATATACTGGTCACCAAATTCACCGACCCGAGCTGGACACCCCTGTTCGTGGCCGTGAAAGGCCTGGTTACCGAAGTGGGCGGCCTCATGACCCACGGGGCCGTGATCGCCCGCGAATATGGCCTGCCGGCAGTGGTAAGCGTCGAAAACGCCACCCGGCTGATCGCCGACGGGCAGCGAATCCGCGTGCACGGGACCGATGGCTACGTGGAATTTTGCTAG
- a CDS encoding FlgO family outer membrane protein encodes MSEENQPHGRAAQISIAVLPFTNLSNDPEEEYFSDGVTEEIINVLSRVPGLQVAGRTSSFVFKNQNTDLQAISTQLHADHILEGSLATSGEQLVITARLVRPDGSEIWSERYDRDLEDIFDVQEEIAQAILGAVKIELLGEEPAAAFKRYTSNKEAYQHYLRARFYHNKFGSSEEYHKAIGYFQAALASDPSYAIAYSGIASCYLNMWFYRHIPAAKALPLMEAATRQALALDASIAESYLALARMQMLYEWDFKSAAASFRTALELNWNTADLHGQYALFLALTDRPGEAQQEAALSLTLEPFSLINNFYAAYVYWVSARFDLAVAQGRKLVSLDPAFWGGYLITGLNLITLKDYPAAQEALETALEMNYNGITLSACGVLFGLSGETESARDILTQMDSLARTSVVSNYDMGIVNGSIGETEAAVAYFESAIANHEPPMLFFRYIVRDWLSGALNDERYQALAGRIAQ; translated from the coding sequence ATGAGCGAAGAAAATCAGCCCCACGGCCGCGCCGCGCAAATATCCATTGCCGTACTCCCGTTTACCAACCTCAGCAACGATCCCGAGGAAGAGTATTTCAGCGACGGCGTTACCGAAGAAATCATCAATGTGCTGAGCCGCGTGCCCGGGTTACAGGTAGCGGGGCGAACCTCGTCCTTTGTTTTTAAAAACCAAAATACTGACCTGCAAGCCATTAGCACGCAGCTCCACGCCGACCATATCCTCGAAGGCAGCCTGGCAACGTCCGGGGAGCAACTGGTGATCACGGCGCGGCTCGTCCGGCCCGACGGATCGGAAATCTGGTCGGAGAGGTATGACAGGGATTTGGAAGACATATTCGATGTACAGGAGGAAATCGCGCAGGCGATCCTCGGCGCTGTGAAAATAGAGCTGCTCGGAGAAGAGCCTGCGGCGGCATTCAAACGATATACTTCCAATAAAGAGGCTTACCAGCACTATTTGCGGGCACGTTTTTACCATAACAAATTCGGCAGCAGCGAGGAGTACCACAAGGCCATCGGCTATTTCCAGGCTGCGTTGGCCAGCGATCCTTCCTATGCCATTGCTTATTCGGGCATCGCATCGTGCTACCTCAATATGTGGTTTTACCGGCACATACCGGCTGCAAAGGCACTTCCGCTGATGGAAGCAGCCACCCGGCAGGCTCTCGCGCTCGACGCTAGCATTGCCGAAAGCTACCTCGCCCTGGCCCGCATGCAAATGCTGTATGAATGGGATTTCAAAAGCGCGGCCGCCTCTTTCCGGACGGCCCTTGAACTAAACTGGAACACCGCCGATCTGCACGGGCAATATGCCTTGTTCCTGGCCCTCACCGATCGTCCCGGCGAAGCGCAGCAGGAAGCGGCGCTGTCGCTCACGCTCGAACCGTTTTCATTGATCAACAATTTTTACGCGGCTTATGTGTACTGGGTGTCAGCCCGGTTCGACCTGGCGGTTGCCCAAGGCAGAAAACTCGTTTCCCTCGATCCTGCATTCTGGGGCGGCTATCTTATCACCGGCCTCAACCTGATCACCCTCAAAGACTACCCGGCGGCCCAGGAAGCGCTGGAAACCGCATTGGAAATGAATTACAACGGCATTACGCTGAGCGCCTGCGGTGTGCTTTTCGGGCTTTCGGGCGAAACGGAAAGTGCCAGGGACATACTTACCCAAATGGACTCGCTCGCGCGAACGAGCGTGGTTTCAAACTACGATATGGGCATTGTAAATGGCTCGATCGGTGAAACGGAGGCGGCTGTGGCCTATTTCGAGTCGGCGATTGCAAACCATGAACCACCGATGCTGTTTTTCAGGTACATCGTGCGCGACTGGCTCTCGGGAGCGCTGAACGACGAGCGTTACCAGGCCCTGGCCGGGCGGATCGCGCAATAA
- a CDS encoding tyrosine-protein phosphatase, with translation MKNTDYRAGHSPALRASGPVLCLLLACVAFSCRVSVPKEHDGSAAYAHLLAHGGDSATIAGRLIGLEETVNFRDLGGLQTKDGKTVRQGMIYRSDNLAKLKTSEYGRFSNLRITTVFDLRTDHEIEGKEDQLPEGVRYLHTPVVEDNAGQIAGLKKRVLNGQITEQQAIDMTAGFYADAVTAHAAAVKDILNQILRSEQPVLYHCSAGKDRTGIISAIILSVLNVDRQLIVDDYMLSNYYRRDRAEKTLGKAKLGRVIKPKLNREAIEVLTTVDERFINATFDAIDKTYGGMEPFIANQLGIDPATRKALIARLTQ, from the coding sequence ATGAAAAACACAGATTACCGCGCCGGCCATTCCCCCGCATTACGCGCTTCGGGGCCGGTGTTGTGCCTTTTGCTGGCCTGCGTGGCGTTTTCCTGCCGTGTGAGCGTGCCGAAGGAGCATGACGGAAGTGCCGCATATGCCCATCTGCTGGCGCACGGCGGCGATTCGGCCACGATAGCCGGGCGGCTTATCGGGCTGGAAGAAACCGTCAATTTCAGGGATTTGGGCGGGTTGCAAACGAAGGATGGCAAAACCGTCCGCCAGGGAATGATCTACCGGTCCGACAATTTGGCCAAACTGAAAACCAGCGAGTACGGCCGGTTCAGCAACCTGCGCATTACTACCGTGTTCGATTTGCGCACCGATCATGAAATCGAAGGCAAGGAAGACCAGCTTCCGGAGGGTGTCCGCTACCTGCACACGCCCGTGGTGGAAGACAATGCCGGACAAATCGCCGGGCTGAAAAAGCGCGTGCTCAACGGTCAGATAACCGAGCAGCAGGCCATCGACATGACCGCCGGATTCTACGCCGATGCCGTAACCGCGCACGCCGCCGCAGTAAAGGATATCCTGAACCAGATACTCCGTTCCGAACAGCCCGTGCTGTACCATTGCTCCGCAGGCAAAGACCGGACAGGCATCATTTCGGCCATTATACTTTCCGTTCTCAATGTGGACAGGCAGCTGATCGTCGACGACTACATGCTTTCCAATTACTATCGCCGCGACCGGGCCGAAAAAACGCTCGGCAAGGCCAAACTCGGCCGCGTGATCAAGCCCAAACTGAATAGGGAAGCCATTGAAGTGCTTACCACCGTCGACGAACGCTTCATCAACGCCACATTCGACGCGATCGACAAGACCTACGGCGGCATGGAGCCCTTCATCGCCAACCAACTCGGCATCGACCCCGCGACCAGGAAAGCGCTGATCGCCAGGCTGACGCAATAG
- the glgX gene encoding glycogen debranching protein GlgX, whose protein sequence is MDQHIENQIENPAEQPDLKALPGRPYPLGAQWDGEGINFAVFSENAQGIELCLFSEEGEEYAKVKIEEVTHHVWHVYIPGLKPGQLYGYRVYGPYEPGNGHRFNPAKLLVDPYAKALSGNLDWDDSLFAYRVGDPEEDLSFDERDSAPFMPKSVVVDEAFDWEGDQRLDRPYHQTIIYEAHVKGFSQLNNQIPEELRGTYAGLAHPASIEYLKNLGITAIELLPVHHFVADRHLVEKGLTNYWGYNTLGFFAPDPRYCHCNEPGEQVSEFKQMVKELHKAGIEVILDVVYNHTAEGNHMGPTLSFKGFDNASYYRLTEEDKRYYMDYTGTGNTLNVRLPNVLALIMDSLRYWITQMHVDGFRFDLAAALARTLHDTDNLSSFFNIIHQDPVISQVKLIAEPWDINEDGYMVGKFPVGWGEWNGLYRDEMRDFWRGEQIKMTAFAQRLTGSPDLYHNSYRRPTASINFITAHDGFTLRDLVSYNEKHNEANGEDNADGDDSNRSWNCGAEGPTDDPGINELRARQQRNFLVSLFLSQGVAMIVAGDEWGRTQQGNNNAYCQDNEISWLDWENTDQEQLDFTRKLIHFCHDHPSFQRRRWFQDMPVQGSGIRDIMWFMPDGNVIPDENWGEANAGAFGVFFNGLGIRCVNMDGQRLVDDHFYIIFNPSENAVTFKLPAEECAAGWRVVIDTNEGLVGEKTDHLPALAEIEVRDRSVLVLRCPHS, encoded by the coding sequence ATGGATCAACATATTGAAAACCAGATCGAAAACCCTGCCGAGCAGCCTGACCTGAAAGCACTTCCCGGCAGACCTTACCCGCTCGGCGCACAATGGGACGGCGAGGGCATCAACTTTGCCGTTTTTTCGGAGAATGCACAGGGGATCGAACTCTGCCTGTTCAGCGAAGAAGGTGAAGAGTATGCCAAAGTAAAAATTGAAGAAGTTACCCACCACGTGTGGCACGTGTACATCCCCGGGCTCAAACCCGGCCAACTGTACGGCTACCGCGTGTATGGCCCGTACGAGCCCGGCAACGGCCACCGGTTCAATCCCGCAAAGCTGCTGGTAGACCCTTATGCGAAGGCATTGAGCGGTAATCTCGACTGGGACGATTCGCTTTTCGCCTACCGCGTGGGCGACCCGGAGGAGGACCTCAGCTTTGATGAACGCGACAGCGCGCCGTTCATGCCCAAGTCGGTGGTCGTGGATGAGGCTTTCGATTGGGAAGGTGACCAGCGCCTCGACCGTCCTTACCACCAGACGATCATCTATGAAGCGCATGTCAAGGGTTTTTCCCAACTGAATAACCAGATCCCCGAAGAACTCCGCGGCACTTATGCCGGCCTGGCCCACCCCGCTTCCATCGAATACCTGAAAAACCTGGGCATTACGGCAATCGAACTATTGCCGGTGCATCATTTTGTGGCCGACCGGCACCTGGTAGAAAAGGGATTGACTAATTACTGGGGCTACAACACGCTCGGTTTCTTCGCGCCCGACCCGCGCTATTGCCATTGCAACGAGCCCGGGGAGCAGGTCAGCGAGTTTAAACAAATGGTGAAGGAACTGCACAAGGCGGGCATCGAGGTGATTTTGGATGTAGTGTACAACCACACCGCCGAAGGCAATCACATGGGCCCTACCCTGTCTTTCAAAGGATTCGACAATGCGTCCTACTACCGGCTGACCGAAGAGGACAAGCGCTACTACATGGACTACACAGGCACTGGTAACACATTGAATGTGAGGCTTCCGAACGTGCTCGCATTGATCATGGACAGCCTCCGCTACTGGATCACGCAAATGCACGTCGACGGCTTCCGTTTCGACCTGGCAGCAGCCCTCGCCCGGACGCTCCACGACACCGACAACCTGAGTTCGTTCTTCAATATCATCCACCAGGACCCGGTGATTTCGCAGGTGAAACTCATTGCCGAGCCGTGGGATATCAATGAAGATGGCTATATGGTGGGCAAGTTCCCCGTCGGCTGGGGCGAATGGAATGGGCTGTACCGTGACGAGATGCGGGATTTCTGGCGCGGGGAGCAAATTAAAATGACGGCATTTGCCCAACGACTCACCGGCAGCCCCGACTTGTACCACAACAGCTACCGCCGCCCGACGGCCAGCATTAACTTCATCACCGCCCACGACGGCTTCACGCTCCGCGACCTGGTGAGCTACAACGAAAAACACAACGAGGCCAATGGCGAGGACAATGCGGACGGCGACGATTCCAACCGCTCGTGGAACTGCGGCGCGGAAGGCCCGACGGACGACCCGGGCATTAACGAACTGCGGGCGCGGCAGCAACGCAACTTCCTGGTAAGCCTGTTTTTATCGCAGGGTGTGGCCATGATCGTGGCTGGCGACGAATGGGGCCGCACACAGCAGGGCAACAACAATGCCTATTGTCAGGATAATGAAATCTCGTGGCTGGATTGGGAAAATACCGACCAGGAGCAACTAGATTTTACCCGCAAACTGATCCATTTCTGTCACGATCACCCTTCTTTCCAACGGCGGCGCTGGTTTCAGGATATGCCGGTCCAGGGCTCGGGTATCCGCGACATCATGTGGTTCATGCCCGACGGCAATGTGATCCCCGACGAAAACTGGGGCGAAGCCAATGCGGGCGCGTTCGGGGTGTTCTTTAATGGCCTGGGAATCCGCTGCGTGAACATGGACGGCCAGCGCCTTGTGGACGACCACTTTTACATCATTTTCAATCCATCCGAAAATGCAGTAACATTCAAACTGCCGGCGGAAGAATGCGCTGCGGGCTGGCGCGTGGTGATCGATACGAACGAAGGGCTGGTGGGCGAAAAGACCGATCACCTGCCCGCATTGGCAGAGATCGAAGTTCGCGACCGGTCGGTGCTGGTGCTGAGGTGCCCGCATTCATAA
- a CDS encoding SPW repeat protein — translation MKIINTRTHARIDYLAGFFFMASPWIFGFKESVPATWIMIIVGLTALLLSLFTDYEGGMVRSIPMRVHLTIDVFSGAFLASSPWLFGFADEVFLPQLIMGLFEVSAGLLTSKHPSHEQSAGHVADPGREV, via the coding sequence ATGAAAATCATCAACACAAGGACTCACGCACGGATCGACTATCTCGCCGGCTTCTTTTTCATGGCGTCTCCCTGGATCTTCGGTTTCAAGGAATCGGTTCCCGCCACCTGGATCATGATCATTGTGGGCCTTACCGCCCTGCTGCTGTCGCTTTTTACCGATTATGAAGGTGGGATGGTGCGCAGCATTCCTATGCGCGTGCATTTAACCATCGACGTATTTTCGGGGGCATTCCTGGCTTCATCGCCGTGGCTGTTCGGCTTTGCCGATGAGGTTTTTCTGCCTCAGCTGATCATGGGGCTTTTCGAAGTTTCTGCCGGGTTGCTTACCTCCAAGCATCCGTCGCACGAGCAGTCTGCGGGCCACGTGGCCGATCCGGGGCGCGAGGTATGA
- a CDS encoding family 43 glycosylhydrolase: MKRLCIVLFLLTLYQTVNAQRAVVRGDFADPSVIKVGDTYYSAATSSNWAPAFPLMKSKDLRNWEQIGAIFPDLTTWADYYYWAPELNYDNGKVYVYYTAHKKGGNLCVGVASADRPEGPYKDHGPLVCEAAGSIDGFPMRDEQGKLHLIWKEDGNSIGKPTPIWIQPMNEERTALTGEKKELFRNDAPWEANLVEGVAVVKNNGYFFAIYAAAGCCGPGCTYATGVARAKNLLGPWEKFASNPILTAEGDWMCPGHGTAVTHNGKNYLMYHAYDKASNKYTGRQALIRGFEFTPDNWLRFTNEYITPADTRTAYTVSDRFDKPELDVQWSWSVFNKPSVQIGNGQLGIKLKNEREVFIARKIDSPAHETTVEIIPARAALAGVGLIGDDQNLIYAAATQDSIQVAMLKKGVSSSLGKFPLAAKGKRVFLKMLVKNNTAISFQYSLNGKTFISLNIPATDISYLPPWDRAVRAGIIAKGRAGDEATVEGFVFQSK; the protein is encoded by the coding sequence ATGAAGAGATTGTGTATTGTACTGTTCCTGTTGACATTATACCAAACTGTAAATGCCCAGCGTGCGGTCGTCCGCGGCGATTTCGCCGACCCGTCGGTGATCAAGGTGGGCGATACTTACTATTCCGCCGCAACCAGCTCCAACTGGGCGCCTGCATTCCCGCTGATGAAATCGAAGGACCTTCGGAACTGGGAACAGATCGGCGCCATTTTTCCCGACCTCACCACCTGGGCCGATTACTACTACTGGGCACCCGAACTGAATTACGATAATGGAAAGGTGTACGTGTATTACACTGCGCACAAAAAAGGCGGCAACCTGTGCGTCGGCGTTGCCAGTGCCGATCGGCCGGAAGGCCCTTACAAAGACCACGGCCCGCTGGTATGCGAGGCAGCAGGCTCTATCGACGGCTTCCCCATGCGCGACGAGCAGGGCAAGTTGCACCTGATCTGGAAGGAGGACGGCAACAGCATCGGAAAGCCGACGCCGATCTGGATACAGCCGATGAATGAAGAACGGACCGCGCTGACCGGCGAAAAAAAGGAGCTTTTCCGCAACGACGCGCCCTGGGAAGCTAATCTCGTGGAAGGTGTGGCTGTGGTGAAAAACAATGGCTATTTCTTCGCGATTTACGCGGCTGCGGGCTGCTGCGGACCTGGCTGCACCTATGCAACGGGCGTTGCACGCGCGAAAAACCTGCTGGGGCCGTGGGAGAAGTTTGCCAGCAACCCGATCCTCACCGCCGAGGGCGATTGGATGTGCCCCGGCCACGGAACCGCGGTAACGCACAATGGCAAAAATTACCTGATGTACCACGCCTACGACAAGGCATCCAACAAATACACAGGCCGGCAGGCGCTCATCCGGGGCTTCGAGTTCACGCCCGACAACTGGCTCCGCTTCACCAACGAATACATTACCCCCGCCGACACCCGCACCGCCTACACCGTCAGCGATCGTTTCGATAAGCCGGAACTGGACGTGCAATGGAGCTGGTCGGTGTTCAATAAACCATCCGTGCAGATCGGCAACGGCCAGTTAGGCATTAAGCTGAAAAACGAGCGGGAAGTATTTATCGCCCGGAAAATCGACAGCCCTGCGCACGAAACCACGGTGGAAATTATCCCAGCGCGAGCCGCCCTGGCCGGCGTAGGGCTCATCGGCGACGACCAAAACCTGATTTATGCTGCCGCCACGCAGGATAGCATCCAGGTTGCAATGCTCAAAAAGGGCGTCAGCAGCAGCCTGGGCAAGTTTCCCCTGGCGGCCAAAGGGAAGCGTGTGTTTTTGAAAATGCTGGTTAAAAACAATACTGCCATCAGTTTCCAGTACAGCCTGAACGGAAAGACATTTATTTCCCTGAACATCCCGGCTACGGATATCAGCTATCTCCCGCCATGGGACCGCGCCGTGCGTGCGGGCATCATTGCCAAAGGGCGGGCGGGAGATGAAGCAACAGTGGAAGGATTTGTATTTCAAAGCAAATAA
- a CDS encoding dipeptidase produces the protein MKRRDVIKRLAILPAAGSVLPIQSFIPHHAHKAAPDKPMPALHRNAFVMDGHTHVMSRELILKSDIGQRYPDGTVDLPRAREGGLDAMFFSVYTPENYYPGRFETKNTFRVVNLALDQIRKNNAVIELALTASDIERINKKGKMAAFLDLEGGYDLHGDLDLLRALYKLGLRSMQLTAHSTTNAFIDACNDVYTWGGINEHGKAVIREMNRLGMVINVAHASNDAILQSVAASRHPVIYSHGGFYSIVDHPRCISDEAAKAIAAKGGVIGVHFGSLFNNPKYWAWQKPNNPVKVQPDPQPKTPRILSSQVTTQSIEDVDKEFARELPFTFNGTIPDEYWMHVDQLARVIDYGVKLVGEDHIALGSDLDGGPELPREIKDISDYPQITIALQKLGYSDQRIKKILGLNWLRVIRQVTEGK, from the coding sequence ATGAAACGCAGAGACGTTATTAAGCGCTTGGCCATCCTTCCGGCAGCCGGAAGTGTTTTACCCATACAATCGTTCATTCCACATCACGCCCACAAGGCGGCACCGGACAAACCCATGCCCGCGTTGCACCGCAATGCATTCGTCATGGACGGGCATACGCACGTCATGAGCCGCGAACTGATCCTGAAAAGCGACATCGGCCAGCGCTACCCGGACGGGACGGTGGACCTGCCCCGGGCGCGCGAGGGCGGCCTGGATGCGATGTTTTTTTCGGTGTATACGCCCGAGAATTACTATCCGGGCAGATTTGAAACAAAGAATACCTTCCGCGTCGTCAACCTCGCATTGGACCAGATCAGGAAAAATAATGCGGTGATCGAGCTCGCGCTTACGGCTTCGGACATTGAGAGGATTAACAAAAAGGGCAAAATGGCGGCGTTCCTCGATCTGGAAGGCGGCTACGACCTCCACGGCGACCTCGACCTGCTGCGCGCACTGTACAAGCTCGGCCTGCGCTCCATGCAGCTCACCGCCCACAGTACCACCAATGCATTCATAGATGCCTGCAATGATGTATACACCTGGGGCGGTATCAACGAGCACGGCAAGGCGGTGATCCGCGAAATGAACCGGCTGGGAATGGTGATTAATGTGGCCCACGCTTCCAACGACGCCATTTTGCAATCGGTAGCGGCCAGCCGGCATCCGGTCATATACAGCCACGGCGGTTTTTACAGCATTGTGGACCACCCGCGCTGCATTTCCGACGAAGCGGCCAAAGCCATTGCGGCCAAGGGAGGCGTGATAGGCGTCCATTTCGGCAGCCTTTTCAATAACCCCAAATACTGGGCGTGGCAGAAGCCGAACAATCCGGTAAAGGTCCAGCCCGATCCGCAGCCCAAAACGCCGCGGATACTGAGCTCGCAGGTTACCACGCAAAGCATTGAGGATGTGGATAAAGAATTTGCACGCGAGCTGCCATTCACATTCAACGGGACCATTCCCGATGAGTACTGGATGCACGTGGACCAGCTCGCGCGCGTGATCGACTACGGCGTAAAATTGGTCGGCGAGGATCATATCGCCCTCGGCTCCGACCTGGACGGCGGCCCCGAGCTGCCCCGCGAAATCAAAGACATCAGCGACTATCCGCAGATCACCATCGCGCTGCAAAAACTCGGTTACAGCGATCAGCGGATCAAAAAGATCCTTGGTCTGAACTGGCTGCGCGTGATCCGGCAAGTGACGGAAGGCAAGTGA